In a single window of the Cryptococcus neoformans var. neoformans JEC21 chromosome 11 sequence genome:
- a CDS encoding beta-fructofuranosidase, putative — protein sequence MFRSLVPVTIAGLAYVLQSLAQSTTSSAASVPTGVPIDGDYSGPYRPRVHFSPPKGFMNDPNGLHKDGNGTWHLYYQYNPTDIVAGNQHWGHATSPDLYHWTNQPIALFPPNSSSGVFSGSAVIDTNNTSGFFPDQDNGVVAIYTLNTPTAQVQQIAYSKDGGYSFEEYEGNPVLDVGLTQFRDPKVIWYEDHWVMVVAFPVDYVIGVYTSPDLKSWTHASNITHVGFLGLQYECPNMVSIPIANSSDSSWVLTISINPGSPLGGSITQYFPGEFNGTHFTPYDSAARLTNFGKDDYAGQFFYDEPVSIGWASNWQYTNFVPTGEEGWRSAMTLPRKNYFTNITAAGWDLVQEVYDLSPVLGDQLDTQQLVNKSSTATITEAAYIDVNFTIPDDASFAEYASLNFTVSTNSSGETVKGGYFFAEPYSIAAWLDRRDTKAFESPFFTDKFSVAPAQQAKRLQVIIDRSLIEIYIDNGALVGTMVAFPEEPFTKLEVTTAGLPDGMEVEVGVWDLKDSWTS from the exons ATGTTCCGCTCCCTCGTCCCCGTCACCATCGCCGGTCTGGCATATGTCCTTCAGAGTCTAGCTCAGTCCACAACGTCAAGTGCTGCCTCTGTCCCTACTGGAGTCCCCATCGATGGAGACTACTCTGGGCCTTACCGCCCCAGGGTTCATTTCTCACCCCCAAAA GGATTTATGAATGATCCGAACGGTCTGCACAAGGATGGCAACGGAACTTGGCATCTGTACTACCAGT ATAACCCAACTGATATCGTGGCCGGGAATCAACACTGGGGCCATGCCACCTCTCCCGACCTCTATCATTGGACCAACCAGCCTATcgccctcttccctcccaaTTCTTCCTCGGGAGTCTTTTCCGGTTCGGCTGTCATTGATACCAATAATACCTCTGGTTTCTTCCCTGATCAGGACAATGGCGTTGTAGCCATTTACACCCTCAATACCCCAACTGCCCAGGTCCAGCAGATTGCCTACTCTAAAGATGGTGGCTATTCCTTCGAAGAGTATGAAGGTAACCCTGTCTTGGATGTCGGATTGACTCAGTTCCGAGATCCCAAAGTTATCTGGTACGAGGACCATTGGGTGATGGTCGTCGCTTTCCCTGTAGACTACGTTATTGGCGTCTACACCTCTCCGGACCTCAAATCATGGACACACGCCTCCAACATCACCCACGTCGGTTTCCTTGGCCTTCAATACGAATGCCCTAACATGGTGTCCATCCCAATCGCCAACTCCTCTGATTCCTCTTGGGTACTCACTATCTCCATTAACCCTGGTTCACCACTTGGCGGGTCTATCACGCAGTATTTCCCCGGAGAGTTCAACGGTACCCACTTCACTCCCTATGATTCTGCTGCGAGACTCACAAACTTTGGGAAGGACGACTATGCCGGTCAGTTCTTCTATGATGAGCCTGTCAGTATTGGATGGGCATCCAACTGGCAGTATACAAACTTTGTACCGACaggcgaagaaggttggaggAGTGCGATGACATTGCCGAGGAAGAATTACTTTACAAACATCACTGCAGCCGGATGGGATCTCGTTCAAGAAGTGTACGACCTTTCTCCCGTCCTTGGGGACCAACTTGATACCCAACAACTCGTCAACAAGTCCTCCACTGCTACTATCACTGAGGCCGCATACATCGACGTCAACTTTACCATCCCTGATGATGCCTCTTTCGCGGAATATGCGTCGCTCAACTTCACCGTTTCTACGAACAGCTCAGGCGAGACGGTGAAAGGGGGTTACTTTTTTGCGGAACCTTATTCCATCGCCGCATGGCTCGATAGGAGAGACACAAAGGCGTTTGAAAGTCCTTTTTTCACCGACAAGTTCTCGGTAGCTCCA GCTCAACAAGCAAAAAGACTCCAAGTCATCATCGATCGCAGCCTAATCGAGATCTACATTGATAATGGTGCATTGGTGGGCACCATGGTTGCTTTTCCAGAGGAGCCATTCACAAAACTTGAGGTTACGACGGCCGGTTTGCCGGATGGCATGGAGGTAGAGGTGGGGGTTTGGGATTTGAAAGATAGTTGGACATCATGA
- a CDS encoding phosphoketolase, putative → MAEETSSLTSFGQARSTVKDQPLTVEELKKIDAYMRASLYLCLGMLYLRQNPLLKEPLKKEHLKARLLGHWGSDAGQIFTYIHMNRLIKKYDLDALFVSGPGHGAPAVLSQSYLEGVYTEVYPNITEDVEGMRRFFKQFSFPGGVGSHATPETPGSLHEGGELGYSISHAFGTVFDNPNLITLTMVGDGESETGPLAASWHSTKFLNPITDGAVLPVLHLNGYKINNPTVLARISHEEIEALFIGYGWKPYFVEGSDLTSMHQAMAATLEKAVLEIKAYQKQARDSGKAFRPRWPMIILRSPKGWTAPRNVSGHHLEGYWRAHQIPLADVASNSEHLKLLEDWMRSYKPEELFTEDGKLIPELKALPPAGQARMSANPVSNGGLVRKALNLPDFKDYAIKDIAPGVTLAPSMSNMALFVRDVIKKNQTNFRLFGPDETESNKLAAVYEAGKKVWMGEYLPEDTDGGNLAHAGRVMEILSEHTVEGWLEGYVLSGRHGLLNSYEPFIHIIDSMVNQHCKWIEKCLEVEWRVKVSSLNILLTATVWRQDHNGFTHQDPGFLDVVANKSPEVVRIYLPPDGNCLLSVMNHCFDSKNYVNVVVADKQDHLQYLDMEAAVAHCTKGLGIWEWACVGDPNENPDLVMACCGDVPTMESLAATALLKEYLPELKIRFVNVVDLFKLISHVDHPHGLTDRQWVSYFTEDTPIIFNFHSYPWLIHRLTYKRPGSQNIHVRGYKEKGNIDTPLELAIRNETDRYSLAMDAIDRLPHLKNKGSMAREKLYDAQIKARDWAFEHGIDPEDVRKWKWPYGPKTEGIASKLGFGGENKQQVASVGTSE, encoded by the exons ATGGCTGAAGAAACATCCTCCCTCACCTCTTTTGGTCAGGCTCGCTCGACTGTCAAGGACCAGCCCTTGACAGTGGAGGAGCTCAAGAAGATCGATGCCTACATGCGGGCCTCCCTTTACCTCTGTCTTGGTATGCTCTATCTCCGTCAAAATCCACTTCTCAAGGAGCCTCTCAAGAAGGAACATCTCAAGGCTCGTCTTTTGGGTCACTGGGGTTCCGACGCTGGTCAGATTTTCACCTACATCCACATGAACCGTCTCATTAAGAAGTATGATTTGGATGCTCTTTTCGTTTCTGGTCCTG GTCACGGTGCCCCCGCTGTCCTCTCTCAGTCCTATCTCGAAGGTGTCTACACTGAAGTCTACCCTAACATAACCGAAGATGTCGAAGGCATGCGACGCTTCTTCAAGCAATTCTCATTCCCCGGCGGGGTTGGTTCTCACGCTACTCCCGAGACTCCTGGATCTCTTCACGAAGGTGGTGAACTCGGTTACTCCATTTCCCACGCCTTTGGTACGGTCTTTGACAATCCCAACCTCATTACTCTTACTATGGTCGGTGATGGTGAAAGTGAGACTGGCCCTCTGGCTGCTTCTTGGCACAGTACTAAGTTTTTGAATCCTATCACCGATGGCGCTGTTTTGCCTGTCTTACATCTCAACGG TTATAAGATCAACAACCCCACCGTCCTTGCTCGTATCTCCCAcgaagagattgaagcTCTCTTTATCGGCTATGGCTGGAAGCCCTACTTTGTCGAAGGCTCTGACCTTACCTCTATGCACCAAGCTATGGCTGCTACTCTCGAAAAGGCTGTCCTTGAGATCAAGGCCTACCAGAAGCAAGCTCGAGACTCTGGCAAGGCTTTCCGTCCTCGTTGGCCTATGATAATTCTCCGATCCCCCAAGGGTTGGACTGCTCCTCGAAACGTCTCTGGCCACCACCTCGAAGGCTATTGGCGTGCCCACCAGATCCCCCTTGCCGACGTTGCTTCCAATTCTGAAcacctcaagctcctcgaGGACTGGATGCGATCTTACAAGCCCGAAGAGCTCTTCACTGAGGATGGTAAACTTATCCCTGAGCTCAaggctcttcctcctgcaGGTCAAGCCCGTATGTCTGCCAATCCTGTGTCTAACGGCGGTTTGGTCCGCAAGGCATTGAATCTTCCCGACTTCAAGGACTACGCCATCAAGGACATCGCTCCTGGTGTGACTCTTGCCCCCAGCATGTCAAACATGGCGCTCTTTGTTAGGGACgtgatcaagaagaaccAGACCAACTTCCGTCTATTCGGCCCTGATGAGACTGAGTCCAACAAACTCGCAGCTGTGTATGAGGCAGGCAAGAAGGTTTGGATGGGCGAGTACTTGCCCGAGGACACTGATGGTGGTAACCTCGCTCACGCGGGTCGGGTGATGGAGATCTTGTCTGAGCACACAGTTGAAGGATGGCTTGAGGGTTATGTCTTATCTGGTCGACATGGTCTT CTGAATTCCTACGAGCccttcatccacatcaTCGACTCTATGGTTAACCAACACTGCAAGTGGATCGAAAAGTGTCTCGAAGTCGAATGGCGTGTCAAAGTCTCCTCCCTTAACATTCTTCTTACCGCCACGGTCTGGCGTCAGGACCATAACGGTTTTACTCACCAAGACCCCGGTTTCCTCGACGTCGTCGCCAATAAGTCCCCCGAGGTCGTCCGCATCTATCTCCCTCCCGACGGTAACTGTCTTCTCTCTGTCATGAATCACTGCTTCGACAGCAAAAACTATGTCAACGTTGTCGTTGCCGACAAACAGGATCACTTGCAGTATCTCGACATGGAGGCTGCTGTTGCGCACTGTACCAAGGGTCTTGGTATTTGGGAATGGGCGTGTGTGGGTGACCCCAACGAGAACCCTGACCTCGTTATGGCTTGTTGCGGTGATGTCCCTACTATGGAGTCTCTTGCTGCCACTGCTCTCCTGAAAGAGTACCTCCCAGAGCTCAAGATTCGTTTTGTTAACGTCGTTGACCTCTTCAAGCTTATCTCTCACGTGGACCATCC TCACGGTCTTACTGATCGTCAGTGGGTCTCTTACTTCACCGAAGACACTccaatcatcttcaacttccACTCTTACCCCTGGCTCATCCACCGACTCACTTATAAGCGCCCTGGTTCTCAGAACATCCACGTCCGAGGTTACAAGGAGAAAGGTAACATCGACACTCCTCTCGAGCTCGCTATTCGTAATGAGACCGACCGATACAGTCTCGCGATGGACGCTATTGATCGTCTGCCCCACCTCAAAAACAAGGGTTCTATGGCGAGGGAGAAGCTGTATGATGCCCAGATTAAGGCGAGGGACTGGGCCTTTGAGCATGGTATTGACCCGGAGGACGTCAGGAAGTGGAAGTGGCCTTATGGTCCCAAGACTGAGGGTATTGCGAGCAAGCTTGGGTTCGGAGGAGAGAACAAGCAACAGGTTGCATCCGTTGGTACTAGCGAATAA
- a CDS encoding lipid metabolism-related protein, putative, translating to MLSLKESKKSKPSKEHPAATKAQGTTFSAILSAIYYYTLGALFSNISNSVYSLVGSLGMARWARDIVRIVPSKPGIVKLRSSLGSGGAKTGKGNKNLTEWINESVPSLMGRFTPAAWLPNGHLQTLFTAAGDFTKVDKVHYIRTYLRLPDGGTLGIDATPENHDGLPADAPTVVVCHGLTGGSHESYVRNILAWVAKPKEDGGLGGRGVVVNFRGCAGVPVTSCQLYSAGTTMDLALALHFIRNRHPSSPLIGIGFSLGASIISRYLGEYGYSSILSAGVVLGCPWDLTAMSHKLENDWFTARVYSSTLGRNVLRLFFKAFDQNPAVFEAPDSPIREYIEELKAERKNQGTQSRLRRIDDLLVSKIGGPRGIGAWPFPSAKEYYDWASSTHVLRNVKVPLFAINAFDDPVVDGGALPLDEFVASSHIYTAVTGGGGHLGWFDGPFFDKTKSKQRWVLKPVSEFISACTRDLSPPDEDPDSRVDIVAGSRIGPKGADVKLGAEANGNADFKSNIDADVELNADGGWEWVVNPKYKIPGFEKVGWKVLKEGEVVEGESDEGEGGLVQGL from the exons ATGCTGTCCTTGAAGGAAAGTAAAAAATCCAAACCATCCAAGGAACATCCAGCAGCGACCAAGGCTCAGGGGACGACCTTCTCAGCTATCCTCTCGGCAATCTACTACTACACCCTCGGCGCTCTTTTCTCGAACATCTCCAATAGCGTCTACTCTCTCGTCGGTTCCTTAGGCATGGCGAGGTGGGCGAGAGATATCGTGCGAATCGTACCCTCCAAACCTGGCATAGTTAAGCTCAGGAGCAGTTTAGGGTCTGGAGGTGCGAAGACGGGCAAAGGGAACAAGAACCTGACAGAGTGGATTAATGAGAGTGTGCCGAGTTTGATGGGGAGGTTTACTCCTGCTGCTTGGCTTCCAAA CGGGCACCTTCAAACACTTTTCACAGCTGCTGGTGACTTCACCAAAGTCGATAAAGTTCATTACATTCG TACATATCTCCGCTTACCCGACGGTGGGACATT GGGCATTGATGCCACTCCTGAAAATCACGATGGACTTCCGGCCGACGCACCGACAGTTGTAGTCTGCCACGGTCTCACTGGAGGTAGCCACGAAAGTTATGTCAGGAATATCCTTGCGTGGGTGGCAAAACCCAAGGAGGACGGAGGTTTGGGCGGAAGAGGTGTGGTGGTCAAT TTTCGAGGTT GCGCAGGTGTCCCTGTAACCTCATGCCAATTGTATTCTGCAGGTACCACAATGGATCTCGCCCTTGCCCTCCATTTCATCCGCAACCGccatccatcctccccTCTTATCGGCATCGGCTTCTCCCTCGGAgcatccatcatctcccgCTATCTGGGCGAGTACGGTTATTCTTCAATCCTCTCTGCTGGCGTCGTCCTAGGTTGTCCTTGGGATCTTACAGCCATGTCGCACAAACTCGAGAACGACTGGTTCACTGCTCGGGTGTATTCTTCTACCCTTGGGAGGAATGTTCTTCGGCTCTTTTTCAAAGCCTTTGACCAAAATCCTGCCGTATTTGAAGCGCCAGATAGCCCGATTAGGGAGTACATTGAGGAACTCAAAgcagagaggaagaaccAAGGGACGCAATCGAGATTGAGGAGAATTGATGATTTGCTGGTTTCCAAGATTGGCGGACCGAGAGGGATTGGGGCATGGCCGTTCCCTAGTGCGAAGGAATACTATGATTGGGCGAGCTCGACGCACGTTTTGAGGAACGTCAAGGT CCCTTTGTTTGCTATCAATGCATTCGACGATCCTGTCGTGGATGGAG GTGCTTTGCCTCTCGATGAATTTGTGGCCTCGTCACACATTTACACTGCTGTCACAGGCGGAGGTG GCCACCTCGGGTGGTTCGATGGTCCTTTCTTCGACAAAACCAAGTCCAAGCAGCGCTGGGTTCTCAAGCCTGTCTCGGAATTCATTTCAGCTTGCACGCGAGATCTTTCCCCTCCCGATGAAGATCCTGATTCCCGCGTGGACATTGTTGCTGGATCGAGAATCGGTCCAAAGGGGGCAGATGTGAAGCTGGGGGCAGAAGCAAATGGCAATGCGGATTTTAAGTCGAACATTGATGCGGATGTTGAACTGAACGCggatggaggatgggaatgggTTGTTAACCCAAAGTACAAGATACCGGGATTTGAAAAGGTTGGGTGGAAGGTATTGAAGGAGGGCGAagtggtggaaggagaaagcgatgaaggagaaggggggCTGGTGCAAGGGTTGTAG
- a CDS encoding ubiquitin-specific protease, putative, translating to MGGAGPGPATMQNGYGGYGEYGVYYGYAGYPDYQPPHAGYPPADGDDYSDPAKTPSSAHAVPQPPAIVAPNHTPHGMPQQFPSYPPNHPYAFGGGVGYPQGYTRPPQHMHQHQHHPQPHFHPQHQQHLQQGPYGGYGYQEGYHGGKLNPAAQGFKYNRFQQQQQQQQQQQQQQQQQHQQQQQQQQQQQQQHQQQQQQQQQQQQQQQQLQQAHAHAHAQAQAQAQSQGPPRQPVHSQQPPPAPAPIAPSQNQPSEPLQPPIPNGHSHPEPPTPSTPTATTKEREAQSAAQQEPVPASAAVEQEKETAKDEETCPDASSAIAAPRWNFIHPSSLPSSSSTGIATLHLEMNKHAHPQRIRLVRARPGEESDGNSFAIEVKTGLPEEIVVDEQSPSQSQEKGTGRGKGGKKKTKETGRGVWKTGEKRRVELVFGEIVPEQEKEKEDKAEWVGEKPVVDEKEEEKVEKKERSTPARAPAPAPSPAKPRSWAALLKTPTPSSPSTPGAVPSSSARVTSTTEAGPSRPRPSTSASPSTPNLTANVNGLQLSPPTQGQQQQQAKTFNYAAAAMSSVPSPHEELIKLLSEGVSSLRGSGTTVGLSVKEKEALMVPRGLINTGNMCFANTILQVLVYCPPFTELFEEFGKRLKADLARKTPLLEAMIIFLREFVSSPESSTSTTSTPKGKGKDKDSRKEAFIPENVYDAMKENKRFDSMRRGYQEDAEEYLGFFLNTLHEEIIYLLSQTSTTSSSMPNGQPSDSSSRQVERPVSPRAGAGINGNADSSSGWLEVGKKQKTHVVRATESRESAVSRLFGGKLRSILHTPGQKDSVTIEPYQPLQLDITGPAILSITDALRAISTPEIIHGVYSAAKGGEVDATKTVYVETWPKVLICHLKRFVYDTEEGGVVKRSKAVAYGVDLAIPNEIISPARRTSTSIKYALFGVVYHHGSSASGGHYTVSVARPSSSSSSSTSSTSIQSPAGTSSSLPPPPSSTTIASRWLHFDDENVREVREEDVVVSLDQAKGGETGSVGGRERCAYLLFYKRVQ from the exons ATGGGCGGCGCAGGGCCTGGACCCGCGACGATGCAGAACGGCTACGGCGGCTACGGCGAGTACGGCGTGTACTATGGCTACGCGGGCTATCCAGACTACCAGCCACCCCACGCTGGCTACCCGCCTGCAGACGGCGACGACTACAGCGACCCCGCAAAGACCCCGAGCTCGGCACACGCCGTGCCCCAGCCGCCCGCCATCGTCGCGCCAAACCACACCCCCCACGGCATGCCCCAGCAGTTCCCGTCCTATCCCCCGAATCACCCGTATGCCTTTGGCGGCGGTGTGGGCTATCCCCAGGGGTACACCCGGCCGCCGCAGCATAtgcaccagcaccagcatCATCCGCAACCGCACTTTCACCCGCAACATCAGCAACATCTCCAGCAGGGGCCGTATGGAGGGTATGGCTACCAGGAGGGGTATCATGGGGGGAAATTAAATCCTGCAGCGCAGGGGTTCAAGTATAATCGGttccagcagcagcagcagcaacagcaacagcagcaacagcaacagcaacagcagcatcaacagcaacagcaacagcagcaacaacagcaacagcagcatcaacagcaacagcagcaacagcagcagcaacagcagcaacaacaacagttACAGCAAGCACACGCCCACGCACACGCACAAGcccaagcccaagcccAATCCCAAGGACCGCCACGACAACCTGTACATTCTCAACAACCCCCTCCTGCACCTGCGCCTATCGCTCCTAGTCAAAATCAACCATCCGAACCATTACAACCGCCGATCCCCAACGGTCACTCCCACCCCGAACCTCCTACTCCCTCAACACCCACAGCCACCACAAAAGAGCGAGAAGCACAGTCTGCCGCACAGCAAGAGCCTGTTCCTGCATCTGCAGCTGTCGAgcaggaaaaagagactgcaaaggatgaagaaactTGCCCCGACGCGTCCTCGGCGATCGCCGCACCTCGATGGAACTTTATCCATCCGTCATCTCtcccatcatcgtcatccaccGGTATTGCCACTTTACATTTGGAAATGAACAAACATGCCCATCCGCAGAGAATAAGGCTGGTGCGGGCTCGTCcgggagaggagagtgaTGGGAATAGTTTTGCGATAGAGGTGAAGACTGGTTTGCCAGAGGAGATTGTCGTTGATGAGCAATCGCCATCTCAGTCGCAAGAAAAGGGAACaggacgaggaaaaggtgggaagaagaagacgaaggaaACGGGCAGAGGAGTGTGGAAGACgggcgagaagaggagggtaGAGTTGGTGTTTGGCGAAATTGTCCCggagcaggagaaggaaaaggaggacAAGGCAGAGTGGGTGGGTGAAAAGCCAGTGGTcgatgaaaaggaggaggaaaaagtggagaagaaggaaaggtcTACACCAGCGCGCGCACCAGCACCCGCACCCTCGCCCGCCAAACCTCGTTCATGGGCCGCCCTCCTCAAAACCCctactccttcttccccctccacccccgGCGCAGTCCCCAGTTCTTCCGCCCGCGTCACTTCCACCACCGAGGCTGGGCCTTCCCGTCCACGACCATCCACCTCTgcctccccttccacccCAAACCTTACCGCCAACGTCAATGGTCTGCAACTTTCACCGCCAACCCAaggacaacaacaacaacaagccaAAACGTTCAACTATGCTGCGGCTGCAATGTCGTCCGTGCCTTCCCCACATGAAGAGTTGATCAAGCTTTTGAGCGAGGGCGTGAGTTCTCTCCGGGGATCGGGGACGACAGTAGGGTTGAGTgtaaaggagaaggaagcgtTGATGGTGCCGAGGGGTTTGATCAATACCGGTAACATGTGTTTTGCCAACACT ATCCTTCAAGTATTGGTTTACTGTCCGCCGTTTACAGAGTTGTTTGAGGAATTTGGAAAGAGGCTGAAAGCTGATTTGGCGAGGAAGACTCCGTTATTAGAGGCGAT GATCATCTTTTTGCGAGAGTTTGTCTCATCACCCgaatcatcaacatcaacaaCGTCAACACCcaaggggaaaggaaaggacaAGGATTCGAGGAAAGAGGCGTTTATCCCGGAGAATGTGTATGATGCTATGAAGGAGAATAAGAGGTTTGACTCTATGCGC AGAGGTTACCAAGAAGATGCTGAAGAGTATCTCGgattcttcctcaacaCTTTACACGAAGAAATCATCTACCTCCTCTCACAAACATCcaccacttcttcatctaTGCCCAACGGTCAACCCAGCGACTCTTCTAGTCGACAAGTCGAACGGCCCGTTTCCCCCCGCGCCGGCGCCGGCATCAACGGCAACGCCGACTCATCCTCTGGCTGGCTCGAAGTCGGCAAGAAACAAAAGACGCACGTCGTGCGCGCTACCGAATCCCGCGAGTCGGCCGTCTCACGTTTATTCGGCGGTAAACTCCGTTCCATCCTCCATACCCCCGGTCAAAAAGATAGCGTCACCATCGAACCTTACCAACCGCTCCAACTCGACATTACCGGCCCTGCCATCTTGTCCATCACCGACGCCCTCCGTGCGATCTCCACACCTGAGATTATACATGGAGTATATTCGGCGGCTAAAGGTGGGGAAGTGGATGCGACCAAGACGGTGTATGTGGAGACTTGGCCAAAGGTTTTGATTTGTCATTTGAAGAGGTTTGTGTATGATACagaggaaggtggtgtggtgaagaggagtaAGGCGGTGGCGTATGGTGTAGACTTGGCGATCCCTAACG AAATAATATCCCCCGCAAGGCGGACATCGACCTCTATAAAATACGCCCTCTTCGGTGTAGTCTACCACCACGGTTCTTCAGCTTCAGGAGGACATTACACCGTTTCCGTTGCtcgtccctcttcttcttcttccagctccaCATCGTCCACCTCTATTCAAAGCCCCGCGGGaacatcatcgtcattaccaccaccaccatcatcaacgACAATAGCATCCAGGTGGCTCCACTTTGATGACGAAAATGTACGTGAAgtgcgagaagaagatgtggtTGTCTCCCTGGACCAAGCCAAGGGTGGGGAAACCGGGTCGGTCggtgggagggagaggtgTGCGTACTTGCTGTTCTATAAGAGGGTGCAGTAA
- a CDS encoding methyltransferase, putative, with product MAFGDRGGRGGGRGGPRGGGRGGAGGRGGFGGGRGGGAARGGAGGRGRGAPRGRGAPGGRGGGRGGKAGLGRSGPGAVTLEPHKHEGVYIAKGKEHLLVTRNMTPGESVYGEKRISIATTNADGEEEKVEYRVWNPFRSKLAAGILGGLDNIHIKPGAKVLYLGAASGSSVSHVSDIVGPDGVVYAVEFSHRPGRELIGMAKKRTNVVPIVDDARHPQKYRMLVQMVDVIFADVAQPDQARIIALNAHHFLKNGGAIVISIKANCIDSTAPAAQVFASEVNNMRKEGIKPKEQLTLEPYERDHAMVVGIYQRHT from the exons ATGGCTTTCGGTGACAGAGGCGGTCGTGGCGGCGGTCGAGGCGGCCCCAGGGGCGGTGGACGCGGTGGTGCCGGCGGGCGAGGCGGATTCGGCGGCGGacgaggtggtggtgctgcCCGTGGTGGTGCCGGTGGTCGAG GACGAGGTGCTCCCCGTGGTCGAGGTGCGCCCGGCGGTCGAGGCGGTGGTCGTGGCGGCAAGGCCGGTCTCGGCCGGAGCGGTCCCGGTGCCGTCACCCTCGAACCCCACAAGCACGAAGGTGTCTACATCgccaagggcaaggaacACTTGCTCGTTACCCGAAACATGACGCCCGGCGAATCCGTCTAcggcgagaagaggatcagcatcgccaccaccaacgcggacggcgaggaggaaaaagtcGAGTACCGAGTGTGGAACCCTTTTAGGAGTAAGCTTGCTGCTGGTATCTTGGGCGGTCTGGACAACATCCAC ATCAAACCCGGAGCCAAGGTCCTCTACCTCGGTGCCGCCTCTGGCTCGTCCGTCTCCCACGTCTCTGACATTGTCGGCCCCGACGGTGTCGTCTACGCCGTCGAATTCTCTCACCGTCCCGGTCGAGAGTTGATCGGTATGGCCAAGAAGCGAACCAACGTCGTCC CCATCGTCGACGACGCCCGACACCCTCAAAAATACCGAATGCTCGTCCAAATGGTCGACGTCATCTTCGCCGACGTCGCCCAGCCCGACCAGGCGCGTATCATCGCCCTCAACGCCCACCACTTCCTCAAGAACGGCGGCGCCATCGTCATTTCCATCAAGGCCAACTGTATCGACTCGACGGCGCCTGCGGCCCAGGTGTTTGCCAGTGAAGTTAACAAtatgaggaaggagggtatCAAGCCCAAGG AACAACTTACTCTTGAACCGTATGAGCGAGACCACGCTATGGTCGTCGGCATATATCAACGACACACTTAA